The following nucleotide sequence is from uncultured Draconibacterium sp..
TGTCCGACTAATGATGCCGTGTTCAACATACCGCAACGGGTGAGGGAAAACGCCATGATGGCGATAATCGTTATTTTAAAGAGTGTTTTCATTATGAGATGATTTAGAATTGATGTTCAATTGTGATATTTTTAACAAGGCCTTCACAGCCTGAGACAACAACAGAGTGAACATTGTCAAGCTGTGTATCAAAGATGAGGGTTTCCATGGTGGCGACATCCGTATTCTCTTTAAAGGCAATTTGATTGCTTTCGCTATCATAAAGGGCAACCCGATTATGCCCCCAGTCACCCAGTGTTACACTGATTTTTTCTATTGTTCCAAGCTGGGTTAAATCGACAACCAGTCGCCCCGTGCAAATCCACAAAGAGCCTCGTTCAATATTAAAGTCTCCCACAGGTTCAATTTCGTTCAAGAAACAGCACGCTTGAGACGAACTTCCACACTCGCCTTCGTGGCCGTAGGACGACTCCAGTGTTAACGCCATGTTGTCACGGGTAAAATGTTGTCCACACTCTGTTTCTTTGATATCTAAATCTTCAAAAGTTAGTGCAGTTACTTGTGTTTTTGTTTCTTCTTCATCGTCGCTGCAACCATTGAACACGAACATCAAGCCGCTGATTAGGCACATTGCCAACAGCGTTTTTCGTAAGATATGTGTATTCATAATAAATGTGATTTTAGGTGATTAATTAAGCGCGATCATTACGCCGAAGCTTAGAACAAAGGGGTCATAATCTCCGAACATATCCTGAACCTCGAAAAACAATTTTCCGAACTTAACTTGATAATCCATACCAACACCAAGGCTCAATGACATATCATTGGCGGTTTCAGTTACGGATTGCCCCATCCCCGAAGCCTCTACTTTGACGTGGTTATAACTCAATCCGCCCAAAGCATAAGTCTTTAATCCGGGATGATTGAGAAAATCAAAAAGATAATGTACCTGGGCGTTATAGGTTGTTACGTATGCTTTTGCCTCTATGCCGCTGTCGGTTTCTTTGTATGGGAAATTGATATTGATATTCGGTGCTAGACGAAAATTGTCGTTCAGGTAATAATAAAACCGTCCGTTGATGCCAGTAAAATCATACTCGCCATTACTGCTGCCGGTATTAATATCGAACTTGATAGCACCACCGGCTTCCATTTTGTTTTGGGAATAAGAAATAGACGATGCAACAACTAGCATCATTAAAGCGATAAAAAATATTCTTGAATTCATTTGTGTCATTTAAATGTGAATAAAATTGATTAAATAATCAGGGTTTGTCGGGGAAGAGACATAAATCGTCTTTTGTCCCAGGGCATTCACGGGGGGCGGTTTGGATAAGTGGATGGTATGGCTACGGATTGATTTGGCATAAAAAAAGCGTGGAGCTTAACTCTGTTTTACATTGAGGTATCGCCAAACACCTTTCCTACAAACAGAAACTAAGCCCACGCCATATCGTATAATATGCCGTGAGCATTAGTAGGACTGCCTTTCTGCGTAGGAATTGGAAAATTGGCGATTTTCAATGTTACAGAAAGTCGTTTTTACTAATGTTCTTTTATCTTATGTTTTTTATTCTAAATATATTCTCTTTTTAATTCGATTACAAAAGTAAGATTTCTGGTAATGATTCAAAATAAAAATGAGTGATAATCCGTGTTAATTGACTCTTGTTCAGTGTTTTTGATGGTGAATGTGCTAATAGTGAATAGATTACTTTCATTATAAATGAATCTTATTTTTTATTTTACACAGTCCCAATGTTGTCTTATTACCACTTGTTTTTTCTTTCTAATAAATACAAGCAAAAAAAATTAGTTATCGAACTTTCTGTGTAGGATTATAGTTTGGCGAATTACAATGTACAGAAAGTTGAAACTAATTTTCTTTTGTTTTTTAATTTCGTTTAATGTATTAGCTATACATATTTTTTTTATTAATAATTTGTTTCCTTACAAAAAAAATAATTAAAAGTTCCATATGCAATACTTACTAATAAGTATTTTTACTTAAAAATAATGGACATAGGTGAAAAATTATTAGTGAAAAATGACATATGTTTGGTAATGTTGCATGGTAATTCTCTTGATCCAACCATTTTTAATCCCATAATCAAAGAGATAGTTGAAAAGGTTAAGGTTGCTACATTTTGTTTGCCAGGGCATGGGAATACGCCAAAGCTAGAGAATTATAAATTTGATGAACTAGGCTGTAGTGTTATTGAGCGTATAAATAAAATCGCTGGAAAAAAAATTGTTTTTGCGCATTCTCTTGGTGGACATCTTATCCTTCAAAATCTTGAGAAACTTTCAGGCATTAAGCATGTTATTTGTGTTGGAACTCCTCCTTTACGTAGTATTAAGGATATGTCAACTGCTTTCACTCAAATAGGTGCGTTAATGTACAAAGAGAAATGGGAAGATAGTGAACTCGATGAAATTATTAGCAGCCTGACCCAAAATAATCAGCAGTTAATCCGTGAAGTATTAATTAAAAGTGACCCCGGATTTAGAAAAGCACTAAATGATGCCAGTAATTTTGAGAATTTTAAAAATGAAATAGAGAATCTTCAAAAAACCAAGTTCAAAGTTTCGTTGGTTTTTTCAAATGATGATAAATATATTGATATCGAATATTGTCAAAATATGGAGACTCTTATTGAAAACGAAAATGTAGAATGCGTTTTTTTGCCTCATGGAGGACATTTACCCTTCTTTAATTATCCAGTGGACTTCTTCCGGTTAATGAATGAGTTGTTGACCAGTGCATAGTGTTATACTCGTCCTTTAAATGTCTCATCAAGCAACTCTTGGATATTTCCTGTTGATGTTTTATTAATTATATTTTGTCGATGTTTATTTACGGTAAAGTTGCTTATGTTTAGTTTTTCTCCTATTTGTTTAGTTGTGTTTCCTTCTGCAATGAGTTGTAGAACTTCAAATTCACGGGGAGTAAGTTTTTTCCACTTTGTTTTTATCAATTCATTTCTAAGCTGAGTAAAATCCAAAGATGTATGTTCTTTAAGAAAAAACGAAGAGTTCATTTTATAGGTAAGCCCCAGAGCTGTAACATCCGTGCATACACTAAACGTTCTTTCCAGTTTTTTCTCATATTCTAAAATAGTTGATTGTCGTAATATATGGACATATTTCCCATTTTTTGCCTTTATTCTGAATAAGACAGTAAATTGTGCGCCAAAAGGTTTTTCGAAAATCTTTTCGTTTGCAGAATCTATACATTGTATAGATGTTGTAAAAATTAATTTCCGGTCAATAGGGTGTAGCTTGTCATAGTATAGGTCTAATGTGAATTCATCACATTGGTACCCTAAAACCCTGTCAACTCCTTGAACATGCTCTAGTTTTCCCGTTCTATGATTATGCACGTAGCTATATTGAAGAGGCATTAGAGGATAAGCAAACTTATCCAGATGAGAGCTGTTTTTCTCTTTTAACAAGTCAAGACGAAGTTTTTTAAAATAGGCTTTTTCTATTTCATTCATTGTATTTGGACTTTATTTGGTATCAGAAGTTCGCTTATAAAAGTATAAAGTTTATGTGAAAAAGGAAGGAATATAGAGCTTTATTGAAGAGATGGTAAAACGAATTTAGAAAATATAAATGCTCATAATACGGTAATTGAGATTTGAGATAGTGCCAATGTTAAGCCAATGTAATGCCGACAAAAAAAGAATAATTTTTTTCATAAGGAATAAAAGGGGCGTAATCGGAAAGGTGATTTACTTGCAAATAGCTTGCAAATAAAAAAAGAGTTACAAAAATAATTTTGTAACTCTTTGATTTTCAAGTCGGGATACCAGGATTCGAACCTGGGACCCCCTGCTCCCAAAGCAGGTGCGCTAACCGGACTGCGCTACATCCCGAATTTATTTATGCGGAGAGAGGGGGATTCGAACCCCCGGTACAGTGTTACCCGTACGCCGGTTTAGCAAACCGGTGGTTTCAGCCACTCACCCATCTCTCCAAAAGATGATTAAAGTTGCTAAATCTCCCTCGCCTCTCAGCGTTGGTATTTAAAACTTAATCAGTTTTTAAAAAGAACGTTGTTGCTTTGTTAAAGCGTGTGCAAAAGTAGAAATTGTTTTTACACTGACAAAGAAAAATGAAAAAAAATGGCAAAAAAAAATGAATTCGTGTTTTGCGGTGTAAACGAATGGCGATAGGGGATTGAGCCGTTTAAACTTGAATTTTTTGTGCGTCTTTTTATGTGGTTAAAAACCAGATAGTTTCATTGGGGGCTTCTGGAAAGTTGATAGGTGGCTTATAAAAGCGGAGTGGTTTGTTTAATATTCTGTTTTTATAGATTAAACAAAATAGTTTTTGGTCTGTTTATTAACTCGTAGAAACTAGAAACAGAAATTATGAGTTACAGAGAAGAAATAATATTTACCAATACCGGAAATGGAAGGAATGGTAAAACAAACGGACATGATAATCATGAGACAATAGGCGATAATCACATTGCAACATCTATCGATACTCCGATGCGCGATGACGCTTTCGAGCTGAGCGATGAACGGAAAATGGAAATTATTGAAGATAAGTTTCGCGATATAATGGAAACAATGGGGCTCGATTTGAAAGATGACAGTTTGAGTGGAACACCACATCGTGTAGCCAAAATGTTTGTAACGGAAATATTCAACGGATTAAATCCAGCCAATAAACCGAAAGTCTCTGTTTTCGAAAATAAATTCAAATACGGTGAAATGTTGGTAGAAAAGAACATCAACATGAATTCCACGTGCGAACATCATTTTCTGCCGATAGTAGGGAAAGCACACGTAGCATACATTTCATCAGGCGAAGTAATCGGATTGAGCAAAATTAACCGTATTGTCGACTATTTTGCACGTCGCCCGCAGGTGCAGGAACGTTTAACAGTGCAGATTGCCAACGAGCTAAAAACCATACTTAAAACCGATGATGTGGCCGTTGTAATCGATGCCAAACACATGTGTGTATCGTCGCGCGGAATTCAGGATGAAAGCAGCAGTACCGTTACTGCCGAATATTCCGGTAAATTTAAAGACAAAAGCGTTCGCGAAGAGTTCCTGAAATATGTAGAGCTTTAAGCTTTTTCTTTTATGTCGAAAGCCATCAGTACCTGACCGTGGCGTTGGTATAAAATCCCGTCTTTAATTATCGGGTGGGAGAAGTGCTCTTTAGAACCTCGTGTAATTTTAAAATCACTGACCGGCTTCATTTTTCCGGCTTCATCGAAACCGACTAATGACATTGTTCCGTTTTGCCCATAATAATAAAGCAGATCATCGGCTGCAATAACAGCGCCCCAACCCAGTTTAAGTGAGTCGCTTAGTTCGCCACTTGTGGTATCAATACTTCTGAAAAACTTTTTCGAGGTGGCACTACCGTATAAATGGTCGTCAATTTTTACAATGCCGCCCATATAACTGTCGAAACCTTTATTCCGCCACACTTCTTGAATGGCTGTTCCATCTTCCGAGAGTTGAAGTTTTACACCGCAATTTCCATCTCCGGCAGCGTAGTATATGTAACCTGAGTCGTAAACAACACAATTACTGTGTGTATCGCCCATGCCCGGTTGACGTTTCTCGATCGGAACATTATCCTGTGCATGTGTCCACAACAATTCACCTGTCTCAGCATCAAGACCCATCATATTATAAGCAGAGAACGTAACGAAAATGTGGCGTGTTGGTAGTTTGATAAGTGTTCCGGGATTGTAGCCCGATCGTTCGCTGTGACCAGGATTACTCCACAGCAACTCGCCGGTAAAACGGTTTAAAGCAACCACATTGTACTCTTTTCCACCGGGAGTCCAGAATACTTTGTCGCCATCGATAAGAGGCGCTTCCGAGTGCCCAAATCGCGGGTAAATACCTTCAAAATCTTCCACAAAACGTTTTTCCCAAAGCAACTCTCCATTCGAGCGTTTCAGGCAAAATAAATTACCCATTCCCGAACCAACATAAATTAAATCGCCAACAACGGTAGGTTGCGATCGCGATCCCGGGTAGCTGCTTACCCATTCTTTACCGATTGCAACTTCCCATTTTTTCTTCCCATTTAAATCAATACAGAACAAAGTGGCAGTGCTGTCAATAGCTCCTGTTATAAAAATCTCATTGTCGGTTATTGTGGGCGTACCATATCCATCTCCAATACCTTCAACATACCACAGTTCGGCAGGTCCTTCTTCCGGCCATTCTTTTAGAAGATCTGGCTCGTTAAAAATTCCTTTGCGGTCTTCGCCGCGCCACTGGTAAATTTCGGTTTTGTTCGAACTACAAGAAAAAGCTATAAGGCAGATGAAAAGCAGGTACAAATTCTTCATAACGGTTATTTCGGTTTTTATGAAATAAAAGTAGAAGTAACGGTCAAATAATTACAGTTTTATGAAGAAATTTCAGGCTTTACCTTCAAAATATGTTTTCTGCATGGTGATAACTGATTTATGAAAATCAGGAAATCTTTTCCAAAGATCTTTATCACAGTCTTTTAGTTGCTTGCACTGAATGCACGAATCGAACTGTTTATCGATGGCACAGGCCCGAACCGTACAATTGGTAAGAACTACACCAGCAGGCTTATCGGAATTTTTACACCCGAAACAAAATATCTTATCCGCCTCAAATACAATTCCGTAATGCTCTTCTATTTTCCATTGTTCGTAAGCTTTTTTCTTTAGTTCAACATCATTTTTTTCT
It contains:
- a CDS encoding outer membrane beta-barrel protein — encoded protein: MNSRIFFIALMMLVVASSISYSQNKMEAGGAIKFDINTGSSNGEYDFTGINGRFYYYLNDNFRLAPNININFPYKETDSGIEAKAYVTTYNAQVHYLFDFLNHPGLKTYALGGLSYNHVKVEASGMGQSVTETANDMSLSLGVGMDYQVKFGKLFFEVQDMFGDYDPFVLSFGVMIALN
- a CDS encoding alpha/beta hydrolase, which translates into the protein MDIGEKLLVKNDICLVMLHGNSLDPTIFNPIIKEIVEKVKVATFCLPGHGNTPKLENYKFDELGCSVIERINKIAGKKIVFAHSLGGHLILQNLEKLSGIKHVICVGTPPLRSIKDMSTAFTQIGALMYKEKWEDSELDEIISSLTQNNQQLIREVLIKSDPGFRKALNDASNFENFKNEIENLQKTKFKVSLVFSNDDKYIDIEYCQNMETLIENENVECVFLPHGGHLPFFNYPVDFFRLMNELLTSA
- a CDS encoding LuxR C-terminal-related transcriptional regulator; this translates as MNEIEKAYFKKLRLDLLKEKNSSHLDKFAYPLMPLQYSYVHNHRTGKLEHVQGVDRVLGYQCDEFTLDLYYDKLHPIDRKLIFTTSIQCIDSANEKIFEKPFGAQFTVLFRIKAKNGKYVHILRQSTILEYEKKLERTFSVCTDVTALGLTYKMNSSFFLKEHTSLDFTQLRNELIKTKWKKLTPREFEVLQLIAEGNTTKQIGEKLNISNFTVNKHRQNIINKTSTGNIQELLDETFKGRV
- the folE gene encoding GTP cyclohydrolase I FolE encodes the protein MSYREEIIFTNTGNGRNGKTNGHDNHETIGDNHIATSIDTPMRDDAFELSDERKMEIIEDKFRDIMETMGLDLKDDSLSGTPHRVAKMFVTEIFNGLNPANKPKVSVFENKFKYGEMLVEKNINMNSTCEHHFLPIVGKAHVAYISSGEVIGLSKINRIVDYFARRPQVQERLTVQIANELKTILKTDDVAVVIDAKHMCVSSRGIQDESSSTVTAEYSGKFKDKSVREEFLKYVEL
- a CDS encoding PQQ-binding-like beta-propeller repeat protein — protein: MKNLYLLFICLIAFSCSSNKTEIYQWRGEDRKGIFNEPDLLKEWPEEGPAELWYVEGIGDGYGTPTITDNEIFITGAIDSTATLFCIDLNGKKKWEVAIGKEWVSSYPGSRSQPTVVGDLIYVGSGMGNLFCLKRSNGELLWEKRFVEDFEGIYPRFGHSEAPLIDGDKVFWTPGGKEYNVVALNRFTGELLWSNPGHSERSGYNPGTLIKLPTRHIFVTFSAYNMMGLDAETGELLWTHAQDNVPIEKRQPGMGDTHSNCVVYDSGYIYYAAGDGNCGVKLQLSEDGTAIQEVWRNKGFDSYMGGIVKIDDHLYGSATSKKFFRSIDTTSGELSDSLKLGWGAVIAADDLLYYYGQNGTMSLVGFDEAGKMKPVSDFKITRGSKEHFSHPIIKDGILYQRHGQVLMAFDIKEKA
- a CDS encoding DUF3795 domain-containing protein translates to MTNQSNRRQFIINSSVTGCAILLSGKLSAFTFPENELPDPKKLNYCGYTCPADCQFLEASEKNDVELKKKAYEQWKIEEHYGIVFEADKIFCFGCKNSDKPAGVVLTNCTVRACAIDKQFDSCIQCKQLKDCDKDLWKRFPDFHKSVITMQKTYFEGKA